Proteins from one Megalops cyprinoides isolate fMegCyp1 chromosome 11, fMegCyp1.pri, whole genome shotgun sequence genomic window:
- the LOC118785586 gene encoding MOB-like protein phocein isoform X1, giving the protein MVMAEGTAVLRRNRPGCKAQDFYNWPDESFDEMDSTLAVQQYIQQNIRSDCSNIDKILEPPEGQDEGVWKYEHLRQFCLELNGLAVKLQSECHPDTCTQMTATEQWIFLCAAHKTPKECPAIDYTRHTLDGAACLLNSNKYFPSRVSIKESSVAKLGSVCRRIYRIFSHAYFHHRQIFDKYENETCLCFRFTRFVMKYSLMSKDNLIVPILEDEVQNAPTGESEA; this is encoded by the exons ATGGTCATGGCGGAGGGTACTGCAGTTCTGAGGAGGAATCGGCCGGGATGTAAGGCTCAG GACTTCTATAACTGGCCGGATGAGTCCTTTGATGAGATGGACAGCACGCTGGCCGTTCAGCAG TACATCCAGCAGAACATTCGCTCAGACTGCTCCAACATTGACAAGATCCTCGAGCCCCCTGAGGGACAGGATGAGGGGGTGTGGAAATACGAGCACCTCAG acagtTCTGCCTGGAGCTCAATGGACTGGCTGTCAAATTGCAG AGTGAGTGTCACCCAGACACCTGCACCCAAATGACAGCCACAGAGCAGTGGATCTTCCTGTGTGCTGCACACAAGACCCCCAAAGAG TGTCCTGCCATTGACTACACAAGGCACACACTGGATGGAGCTGCCTGCCTTCTCAACAGCAACAAGTATTTTCCCAGCCG CGTGAGCATCAAAGAGTCCTCCGTAGCCAAGTTGGGTTCGGTGTGTCGGCGGATCTACAGGATATTTTCCCACGCCTATTTCCACCACCGCCAGATATTCGACAAGTATGAG aaTGAGACCTGCCTGTGTTTCCGCTTCACACGGTTTGTGATGAAGTACAGCCTGATGTCCAAGGACAACCTGATCGTTCCCATCTTGGAGGACGAGGTGCAGAACGCCCCCACAGGGGAGAGCGAGGCCTGA
- the LOC118785586 gene encoding 10 kDa heat shock protein, mitochondrial-like isoform X2 → MAFRKFLPLFDRVLVERLAAEMVTKGGIMLPEKSQGKVLQATVMAVGPGSVNKNGNLLPVSVKVGEKVLLPEYGGTKVILEDKEYFLFRDGDILGKYVD, encoded by the exons ATG GCATTTAGGAAATTTCTCCCCTTGTTCGACCGCGTGTTGGTGGAGAGGCTAGCTGCTGAGATGGTGACAAAAGGCGGCATCATGCTTCCAGAGAAGTCCCAGGGCAAGGTCCTGCAGGCCACTGTGATGGCCGTGGGGCCAGGGTCTGTAAACAAG AATGGAAATCTACTGCCTGTCAGTGTAAAAGTTGGGGAGAAAGTCTTGCTGCCGGAGTATGGAGGAACAAAAGTTATCCTGGAAGACAAG gagTATTTTCTGTTCCGTGATGGGGATATCCTGGGAAAATATGTGGACTGA
- the LOC118785586 gene encoding MOB-like protein phocein isoform X3 — MAFRKFLPLFDRVLVERLAAEMVTKGGIMLPEKSQGKVLQATVMAVGPGSVNKDFYNWPDESFDEMDSTLAVQQYIQQNIRSDCSNIDKILEPPEGQDEGVWKYEHLRQFCLELNGLAVKLQSECHPDTCTQMTATEQWIFLCAAHKTPKECPAIDYTRHTLDGAACLLNSNKYFPSRVSIKESSVAKLGSVCRRIYRIFSHAYFHHRQIFDKYENETCLCFRFTRFVMKYSLMSKDNLIVPILEDEVQNAPTGESEA; from the exons ATG GCATTTAGGAAATTTCTCCCCTTGTTCGACCGCGTGTTGGTGGAGAGGCTAGCTGCTGAGATGGTGACAAAAGGCGGCATCATGCTTCCAGAGAAGTCCCAGGGCAAGGTCCTGCAGGCCACTGTGATGGCCGTGGGGCCAGGGTCTGTAAACAAG GACTTCTATAACTGGCCGGATGAGTCCTTTGATGAGATGGACAGCACGCTGGCCGTTCAGCAG TACATCCAGCAGAACATTCGCTCAGACTGCTCCAACATTGACAAGATCCTCGAGCCCCCTGAGGGACAGGATGAGGGGGTGTGGAAATACGAGCACCTCAG acagtTCTGCCTGGAGCTCAATGGACTGGCTGTCAAATTGCAG AGTGAGTGTCACCCAGACACCTGCACCCAAATGACAGCCACAGAGCAGTGGATCTTCCTGTGTGCTGCACACAAGACCCCCAAAGAG TGTCCTGCCATTGACTACACAAGGCACACACTGGATGGAGCTGCCTGCCTTCTCAACAGCAACAAGTATTTTCCCAGCCG CGTGAGCATCAAAGAGTCCTCCGTAGCCAAGTTGGGTTCGGTGTGTCGGCGGATCTACAGGATATTTTCCCACGCCTATTTCCACCACCGCCAGATATTCGACAAGTATGAG aaTGAGACCTGCCTGTGTTTCCGCTTCACACGGTTTGTGATGAAGTACAGCCTGATGTCCAAGGACAACCTGATCGTTCCCATCTTGGAGGACGAGGTGCAGAACGCCCCCACAGGGGAGAGCGAGGCCTGA